A DNA window from Coffea arabica cultivar ET-39 chromosome 6c, Coffea Arabica ET-39 HiFi, whole genome shotgun sequence contains the following coding sequences:
- the LOC113694309 gene encoding probable sugar phosphate/phosphate translocator At5g25400, giving the protein MGKGGVSEGVLKKIILSYTYVAIWIFLSFTVIVYNKYILDRKMYNWPYPISLTMIHMAFCSSLAYLLVRVFKLVEPVSMSWDLYVKSVVPIGLLYAVSLWLSNSAYIYLSVSFIQMLKALMPVAVYSIGILFKKEQFKTNVMANMVSISVGVAIAAYGEAKFDSWGVILQLGAVAFEATRLVMIQILLNSKGITLNPITSLYYVAPCCLVFLTGPWLVVEYPLLKETSSFHLDFFVFGTNSFCAFALNLAVFLLVGKTSALTMNVAGVVKDWLLIAFSWSVIKDAVTSVNLIGYALAFLGVCYYNHAKFVAMKAKEAEEAQRKAAQADEEAGRLLEEREESGAKKSESQD; this is encoded by the coding sequence ATGGGGAAAGGAGGGGTTAGCGAAGGCGTTCTGAAGAAGATCATCTTGTCCTACACCTATGTGGCGATCTGGATCTTCTTATCCTTCACTGTTATCGTCTACAATAAGTACATCTTGGATCGCAAGATGTACAATTGGCCCTACCCGATTTCCCTGACCATGATCCACATGGCCTTTTGCTCCTCCTTAGCGTACCTTCTCGTCCGGGTCTTCAAGTTGGTTGAACCCGTTTCCATGTCTTGGGATCTCTATGTCAAATCTGTTGTCCCCATTGGTCTTCTTTATGCGGTATCTCTATGGCTCTCTAATTCTGCTTATATTTATTTGTCTGTTTCTTTCATCCAAATGCTCAAGGCCTTGATGCCCGTTGCTGTTTATTCAATTGGGATCCTTTTTAAGAAAGAGCAATTTAAGACTAATGTCATGGCTAATATGGTTTCCATCTCTGTTGGGGTTGCCATTGCTGCTTATGGGGAGGCCAAGTTCGATAGCTGGGGGGTTATTTTGCAGCTTGGTGCTGTGGCTTTTGAGGCAACTAGGCTTGTTATGATTCAGATTTTGTTGAATTCAAAGGGGATCACCTTGAATCCAATTACTTCCCTGTACTATGTTGCGCCATGCTGTTTGGTTTTCTTGACTGGTCCTTGGTTGGTCGTGGAATATCCCTTGTTGAAGGAGACTTCAAGTTTCCATCTTGATTTTTTCGTATTTGGGACCAATTCTTTCTGTGCTTTTGCTCTGAATCTCGCGGTGTTTTTGCTCGTTGGAAAGACATCTGCTCTGACAATGAATGTGGCTGGTGTTGTTAAGGATTGGTTGTTGATCGCATTTTCATGGTCCGTGATTAAGGATGCAGTTACCTCGGTGAACTTGATTGGCTATGCGCTGGCTTTCTTGGGAGTCTGTTATTACAATCATGCTAAATTTGTGGCAATGAAGGCTAAGGAAGCTGAGGAAGCACAGAGGAAAGCTGCCCAAGCTGATGAAGAGGCTGGCAGGTTGCTTGAGGAAAGAGAGGAGTCTGGTGCTAAGAAGTCCGAGTCACAGGATTAA
- the LOC113694189 gene encoding protein NRT1/ PTR FAMILY 6.2, producing MSSTTIAADAVDHEGFPADKSKTGGWVPAALILGIEICERLSTMGIAVNLVTYLGGTMHLPSAVSANTVTDFMGTSFLLCLLGGFLADSFLGRYKTIAIFSTIQAMGTGMLAITTKVPQLRPPPCAAHANCQTANGLQMGMLYLALYLIALGTGGLKSSVSGFGSDQFDERDEKEKSQMAYFFNRFFLFISIGTLTAVTVLVYLEDNVSRSLAYGICSLSMFIAIFIFFSGTRRYRYKKTVRSPIVQISQVIAAAIRKRRMNVPYDINMLYETNHEASRIQHTDQFRFLDKAAIVAEDDFSEKKVAASPNPWNLCTVTRVEEVKMMARLLPIWATTIIFWTTYAQMITFSVDQASTMERSIGNFQIPAGSVTVFFVAAILITLAVYDRLIMPFWKKWKGKPGFTSLQRIAIGLVLSTIGMAAAALVEMKRLSVAKSAGRTTATLPISVFLLIPQFFLVGSGEAFIYTGQLDFFITQSPKGMKTMSTGLFLTTLSLGFFFSSMLVSIVKGATRSHRGEGWLADKINYGRLDLFYALLAVLGVINFVVYSICAVWYKPKKPNPAVEMGNVANGAGAEEKC from the exons ATGAGCAGTACTACTATTGCTGCAGATGCGGTTGACCACGAGGGCTTCCCTGCTGACAAGAGTAAAACTGGTGGCTGGGTGCCCGCTGCACTTATCTTAG GAATTGAAATCTGCGAGAGGCTTTCAACAATGGGAATAGCGGTGAACCTTGTTACGTACCTCGGTGGAACCATGCATCTGCCTAGTGCAGTTTCAGCCAATACTGTCACAGATTTCATGGGAACTTCCTTTCTTCTGTGTTTGCTTGGAGGCTTTCTTGCCGACTCTTTCCTGGGCAGATACAAGACTATTGCTATTTTCTCAACAATACAAGCAATG GGAACTGGCATGTTAGCAATAACAACAAAAGTACCCCAGCTGCGGCCTCCACCTTGTGCTGCTCATGCCAACTGCCAAACAGCCAACGGATTACAAATGGGAATGCTGTACCTTGCTCTATATCTTATTGCACTGGGGACAGGTGGCCTCAAATCAAGCGTTTCAGGATTTGGAAGTGATCAATTCGACGAGAGAGATGAAAAGGAGAAGTCACAGATGGCTTATTTCTTCAACAGGTTCTTTTTGTTCATCAGTATAGGAACACTCACGGCAGTTACTGTCCTTGTTTACCTAGAAGACAATGTTAGTCGAAGCCTGGCATACGGTATTTGCTCCTTGTCAATGTTCATAGCCATCTTTATCTTCTTTTCGGGGACAAGAAGATACAGGTATAAGAAAACAGTAAGGAGCCCTATAGTCCAAATCTCTCAAGTTATTGCAGCCGCTATAAGAAAGAGGAGGATGAATGTTCCTTACGACATTAACATGTTATACGAAACAAATCATGAAGCCTCAAGAATCCAGCACACTGATCAGTTTAG ATTCCTGGATAAGGCTGCTATTGTTGCAGAAGATGATTTCTCTGAGAAAAAAGTTGCTGCATCTCCAAATCCTTGGAATCTATGCACAGTGACAAGAGTGGAAGAAGTGAAAATGATGGCCAGACTACTTCCCATTTGGGCCACAACAATCATTTTCTGGACGACTTATGCACAGATGATCACCTTTTCCGTTGACCAAGCATCCACCATGGAGAGATCAATTGGCAATTTCCAAATTCCAGCAGGATCAGTCACTGTATTTTTTGTAGCAGCCATTTTGATCACCTTGGCAGTCTATGACCGTCTCATTATGCCATTTTGGAAGAAATGGAAAGGCAAACCAG GTTTCACCAGCCTACAGAGAATAGCTATAGGTCTGGTACTCTCGACGATCGGGATGGCAGCTGCTGCTCTAGTTGAGATGAAAAGATTGTCGGTCGCAAAATCCGCCGGGCGAACCACTGCAACATTGCCCATAAGCGTGTTTCTTCTGATCCCACAGTTCTTTCTGGTTGGTTCTGGAGAAGCATTCATCTACACCGGACAGCTTGATTTTTTCATAACACAATCGCCCAAAGGAATGAAAACCATGAGCACGGGCCTCTTCTTGACAACTCTATCACTTGGTTTCTTTTTCAGTAGCATGCTTGTATCCATAGTGAAGGGGGCGACAAGAAGCCATCGTGGTGAAGGATGGCTAGCCGATAAAATTAACTATGGAAGGCTCGATCTCTTCTATGCACTTCTAGCAGTACTGGGCGTCATAAATTTCGTAGTATATAGCATCTGTGCAGTTTGGTACAAGCCTAAGAAGCCAAATCCTGCCGTAGAAATGGGCAATGTTGCCAACGGTGCGGGTGCTGAGGAGAAATGTTAG
- the LOC113692404 gene encoding pentatricopeptide repeat-containing protein At4g32430, mitochondrial-like: MITGQLKFKSLCAKLPQLAAFKTLHSFNYEHQLFDETPSPQPASLHHTMLNHVHCRHPFEALKAFKKQLQLGISEIDEAAVAIALKACRGDPEIGTQFHGFAITSGFIDHVSVSNSLMNVYCKSGQFDRALCVFNRLESPDTVSYNTLLSGAQNGEDALSFACHLHSAGVLFDAVSFTTILAHCTDIEDFHFGSQLHSLVSKFGMRSEVYVGNALVTMYSKWGRITEAERAFCEIPNKDLVSWNAMLSGYVQEGSHGLEAIFGFVQMVRVGLKADHVSFTSVISACGQERNVEFGRQVHGLIIKRIFGTHVSVCNVLISMYSKGEGDFVEDAKLVFSKMVERNVISWTTMLSMDEEDAMNLFNKMRRDGVYPNDVTFVGLLPTLTKNDMVQEGQMVHGFCIKANFLSRLNVANCFVTMYAKFARIVGSVKVFEELDYRDNVSWNALISGYAQNELYQEAFQTFLLASAELRPNEYTFGSILNAIGSSESISLRYGQWCHTYLLKLGLNFDPVISGALLDMYAKRGSICESMKVFYESGQRSQVAWTAIISAHSRHGDYESVMSLFNEMEKKGVKPDSITFLSVLTACGRKGMVDAGMQIFNSMIKDHLIEPSSEHYSCIIDMLGRAGRLKEAEELVAQIPGGPGLSVLQSLLGACRIYGNVDLATRVADTLIQMEPEESGSYVLMSNLFAERGLWEKVAKIRKGMRDKGVKKEIGFSWVDAGSVDDSFNLHGFSSDDKSHPQSEAIYRMAEWLGSEMKYLEKEKESCDVLLDSSTIAIL, encoded by the coding sequence ATGATTACCGGCCAACTGAAATTCAAGAGTCTGTGCGCCAAACTTCCACAGCTGGCGGCTTTCAAAACATTACACTCGTTCAATTATGAACATCAACTGTTTGACGAAACTCCTAGTCCGCAACCTGCCTCTTTACACCACACCATGCTCAATCATGTGCACTGCAGGCACCCATTTGAAGCTCTTAAGGCTTTCAAGAAGCAGCTTCAATTGGGTATTTCTGAAATCGACGAGGCTGCAGTTGCAATTGCTCTCAAGGCTTGTCGTGGTGACCCCGAAATTGGGACTCAGTTTCATGGTTTTGCAATAACCTCAGGGTTCATAGATCACGTTTCTGTGTCAAATTCCTTGATGAACGTGTACTGTAAATCCGGCCAATTTGATCGGGCTCTCTGCGTCTTCAACCGGTTGGAGAGCCCGGACACTGTTTCTTATAATACCCTGCTTTCAGGGGCCCAAAATGGGGAAGACGCACTTAGTTTTGCTTGTCATTTGCATTCCGCTGGAGTTCTCTTTGATGCAgtgagttttacaactattttGGCGCATTGTACTGATATTGAGGATTTTCATTTTGGATCACAATTGCACTCTCTCGTGTCAAAATTCGGGATGCGGAGTGAAGTGTATGTTGGGAACGCACTCGTAACTATGTATTCAAAATGGGGAAGGATAACTGAAGCTGAAAGAGCGTTTTGTGAAATTCCCAACAAAGATTTGGTCTCCTGGAACGCAATGCTCTCAGGATATGTTCAAGAAGGTAGCCATGGGTTGGAAGCAATTTTTGGGTTTGTTCAGATGGTGAGAGTAGGGTTGAAGGCTGATCATGTTTCCTTTACCAGTGTGATATCAGCTTGTGGCCAAGAGAGAAACGTGGAGTTTGGGAGGCAGGTTCACGGTCTAATTATTAAGAGGATATTTGGAACGCATGTTTCAGTATGTAATGTTTTGATTTCAATGTACTCTAAGGGTGAGGGTGATTTTGTTGAAGATGCTAAGTTGGTCTTTAGCAAAATGGTTGAGCGTAATGTTATCTCTTGGACAACAATGCTCTCAATGGATGAAGAAGATgctatgaatttatttaataagATGAGAAGAGATGGAGTTTATCCAAATGATGTTACATTTGTTGGATTGCTTCCTACCCTGACAAAGAATGATATGGTGCAGGAAGGCCAAATGGTTCATGGCTTTTGTATAAAGGCTAACTTTTTGTCAAGGTTGAATGTTGCTAATTGCTTTGTGACCATGTATGCAAAGTTTGCGCGCATTGTTGGCTCAGTGAAGGTTTTTGAGGAGCTTGATTACCGAGATAATGTATCATGGAATGCTTTGATCTCCGGTTATGCTCAAAATGAGTTGTATCAAGAAGCTTTTCAAACATTCTTGTTAGCTTCAGCTGAGTTACGGCCAAATGAATATACTTTTGGCAGTATATTAAATGCAATAGGATCGTCTGAGTCAATTTCTTTGCGTTATGGCCAGTGGTGTCATACTTATTTACTGAAGCTTGGATTGAATTTTGATCCAGTCATTTCAGGGGCTCTTCTTGACATGTATGCAAAGCGTGGAAGCATTTGTGAGTCAATGAAAGTTTTTTATGAGTCTGGTCAAAGAAGCCAAGTTGCCTGGACAGCTATAATATCTGCTCACTCAAGGCATGGGGATTATGAATCAGTAATGAGTTTGTTCAATGAAATGGAGAAGAAAGGTGTGAAGCCTGACTCAATCACTTTCCTTTCTGTATTGACAGCATGTGGCAGAAAAGGGATGGTGGATGCAGGAATGCAAATTTTTAATTCAATGATTAAGGACCATTTGATTGAACCATCTTCAGAGCATTACTCCTGTATAATAGATATGTTGGGTAGGGCAGGGAGGCTGAAGGAGGCTGAAGAACTGGTAGCTCAAATTCCAGGAGGGCCGGGATTATCTGTACTGCAAAGCTTGCTTGGAGCTTGTAGGATTTATGGGAATGTGGATTTGGCTACGAGGGTAGCTGATACTTTGATCCAAATGGAACCTGAGGAGTCAGGTTCTTATGTGTTGATGTCAAATTTGTTCGCGGAGAGAGGGCTCTGGGAAAAGGTAGCGAAGATAAGGAAAGGAATGAGAGATAAAGGGGTAAAGAAAGAGATAGGATTTAGTTGGGTTGATGCTGGTAGTGTGGACGATTCTTTCAACTTGCATGGATTCTCATCAGATGACAAGTCTCATCCCCAGTCAGAGGCAATCTACAGGATGGCAGAATGGCTAGGATCGGAGATGAAATATctagagaaagagaaagaaagttgTGATGTATTACTTGACTCGAGCACTATCGCAATTCTTTGA
- the LOC113691798 gene encoding uncharacterized protein: protein MTGEAVNPKAYPLADSQMTITILDLVQQAANYKQLKKGANEATKTLNRGMSEFIVLAADTEPLEILLHLPLLAEDKNVPYVFVPSKQALGRACGVTRPVIACSVTSNEGSQLKTQIQNLKDAIEKLMI, encoded by the exons ATG ACAGGTGAAGCTGTGAACCCGAAAGCGTACCCGCTGGCGGATTCCCAGATGACAATTACAATACTGGACCTGGTTCAGCAAGCTGCCAACTACAAGCAACTCAAAAAGGGCGCCAATGAAG CTACGAAGACACTGAACAGGGGTATGTCTGAATTCATCGTGTTGGCAGCTGATACTGAGCCACTTGAGATCCTCCTCCATCTTCCACTCCTTGCTGAAGATAAG AATGTTCCCTATGTTTTTGTTCCTTCTAAACAAGCACTTGGCCGAGCATGTGGCGTCACAAGGCCTGTCATTGCATGTTCTGTCACCAGCAATGAGGGCAGCCAATTGAAGACCCAAATTCAGAATCTTAAG GATGCCATCGAAAAGCTCATGATCTAA
- the LOC113694289 gene encoding uncharacterized protein: MGWIGDQIDSIKSLQFRQVLTQAVSLGMIVTSALIIWKGLMCVTGSESPVVVVLSGSMEPGFKRGDILFLHMSNDPIRAGEIVVFNVDGREIPIVHRVIKVHEHQDTGEVDVLTKGDNNFGDDRLLYAHGQLWLHRHHIMGRAVGFLPYVGWVTIIMTEKPIIKYILIGALGLLVITSKE, translated from the exons ATGGGATGGATCGGGGATCAAATCGACTCCATCAAATCCTTACAATTTAGACAAGTCCTTACCCAAGCCGTCAGCCTCG GAATGATTGTTACCTCCGCCTTGATTATATGGAAAGGATTGATGTGCGTAACTGGTAGTGAGTCGCCTGTAGTTGTCGTGCTCTCTGGAAGCATGGAGCCTGGGTTCAAAAGG GGTGACATTTTATTCTTGCATATGAGCAACGACCCCATTCGTGCAGGAGAAATTGTTGTATTCAATGTGGAC GGACGTGAAATTCCCATAGTCCATCGAGTAATTAAG GTTCATGAGCACCAAGATACTGGAGAAGTTGATGTCCTCACCAAAG GAGATAATAACTTTGGGGATGACAGACTTCTTTATGCTCACGGTCAGCTTTGGCTGCATAGACATCACATAATGGGAAGAGCTGTTGG GTTCTTGCCTTATGTAGGTTGGGTGACTATAATTATGACTGAGAAGCCTATCATCAAG tacATATTGATAGGTGCACTGGGATTGCTCGTTATTACTTCGAAGGAGTAG